ATGGATCAAAACTAGCTTAGTTTGGAAAGCCAGCCTGCATTTTTGCCACTCTTGAAATAACTCTAGTCCTGCTTTCGTGGCTTAGTTGTGGCTTATAATCCTGCAGAACTATCACTACACAGAAGGAGCCACAGGAAACATGGAAGGCTACAACCACACCAAAGTTGTTGAATTCATCATTGTTGGTTTCCCTCACCTTCGACACCTCCAAACTCTTATTTTCGTGTTGCTCCTCCTGGTCTACTTCTTCACCATCTTTGGCAATCTGGTGGTTTTCACCATCATCCGTGTTGATTGCCGTCTCCACACGCCCATGTACTTCTTCATCAGCATCCTTTCCTTCTTGGAAATCTGGTACACCGCCACCACCATACCCAAGATGCTCTCTAACCTGGTTAGTGAGAGGAAGAGCATATCCTTCACGGGTTGCCTCCTCCAAACTTATTTCTTCCACTCTCTCGGGGCCACGGAATGCTACTTGCTAACCGCCATGGCCTACGACCGGTACCTGGCTATTTGTAAGCCCCTGAGATACCCTTCGGTGATGACAACCAAGATGTGTGCCCAGCTGGCGGCCAGTTGTTGGGTCTGCGGCTTCATGTGTCCCGTCACAGAAGTCATCCTGGTCTCCAGGTTACCTTTCTGTGGCCCCAATCAGATCAAACACATCTTCTGTGACTTCCCGCCACTGCTAAGCTTGGCTTGTACGGACACCTCCATCAATGTGTTGGTTGACTTTGCGGTCAACGCGTTCATCATTCTAGTGACTTTCTCCTTCATCATGGTCTCCTACGCCAAGATCATCCAAACGGTCTTGAAGATCCAGACCGCCGAGAGCCGCCAAAAGGCTTTCTCCACCTGTGCCTCACACCTGACAGTAGTCTTCCTCTTTTTCGGAAGCATCACTTTCATGTACGTGAGGATGAAGACGAGCTATTCCTTAGAGTACGACAGAGCCTTCGCGGTGATCTATGCTGTCCTGACTCCCTTAGTCAATCCTATAATTTATAGCCTCCGAAATAAAGAAATCTTAAGGGCGATAAAGAGGAAAATTCACCCGAAGAATCTTCTCGGACCTTGAATCTCTTGGAACGGGCTTCGGATTAAGCGATCCTCAATGAAATACGCAGTGAAAATTTAAACTTAAGGCTGGTGATGAAGGTGGACAGCACGAAGGTCAAATTGACAGCTCAGAGTTACAGCACAAAAGGCCAATTATTTGTATTAGAGGGTCTATCACTTCCGTCGGCATGACCAGGATTTGAAGCACAACAAGTGGGGAAGAGATTTATGTGTGTATACAgtagtgcctctacttaagaacttaattctataaacaattacatcaaaaaataacggaattaaatattgaaaatatgctgataattggagattttaacgcTATTGTAAGTAGACAATTAGATCACTcggggggaaagaaaaatagtaaaaaggaaaaaaattattacCTACTaccttccaaaaaatgaaaaaagaattattactgaatgatatttggagggaaagacacccccaaaaGAGACAATACACCTTTTATtccaacccccataaaatttggacaagaatagacacggtgtgggcttcaaaaataacagcagaacaaataaaagaggtggaaatagaCGTAAACACATGGGCAGATCACAATCCTGTAGTAGtttatatgaaaaataataaaaaatatttaaattggcagatgaatagaaatattttgaaagaaaaaaaatacaaggacTGGATCGAGAAAgaattaaagatattttttgaaattaatagaaacatagacaccaccaggttcttaagtagaaaagtttgtaagtagaagcgattctttccataggaatcaatgtaaaagcaaataatgcgtgcaaacccattaggaaaggaataaaagctcggaatttgggtgggaggaggaagaggaggaaaacagTTGCTGACCAgaacgaagggagtgtttcttttctctgggcactggcagaggtttattccctctccaagcgcccagagaaaggaaaatgctttgtttgctctggactgccaaagcctccttaagtaccactgaaaggctcctctggcagcccagaaaagcccaagatggctgggattaaagggagaatggcaggaaactggctggactttcgtactgctctcaaatttcctgggaaatttttccaggctcaggttcttaagtagaaaatggttcttaagaagaggcaaaaaaatcttgaacacccggttcttatcttgaaatgttcttaagtagaggcgttcttaagtagaggcaccgctGTATTTCTattgcacacacatatacagatgTTTGTCTATATCCTGGGGTGCGTTGCTCCAAAGATGTTTTTGCAAGAGGCAACTTCACTTCTCATCAATGAACTGGAGAtattttcttggatgagaagcaaaacgccttcaaggaaaaacaaggaacggtcagctgcctcttgaaaaagcacctttgggataaccatgacctggatgaccaaGAATCTGTCTTGGagccacagtggttagagtgcagtactgcaggctacttctgttgactgccagctgcctgcagtttggcagttcaaacctcaccacgttcaaggttgactcagccttctgtccttccgaggtgggtaaaatgaggacccagtttgttggggggAAGAGGCTGACTGTGTAATCTGTTTAGATAGGGCTGTTgctattgcttgcttgcttgcttgcttccttctttccttccttccttgcttgcttccttgcttgcttccttccttgcttgcttgcttgcttctttgcttccttccttccttccttcctccctcccttccttccttccttccttccttgcttcctccctcccttccttccttgcttccttccttccttgcttcctccctcccttccttccttccttgcttcctccctcccttccttccttgcttcctccctccctcccttccttgcttccttccttccttgcttcctccctccctcccttcctcccttccttgcttcctccctcccttccttccttgcttgcttcctccctccctccctcccttccttccttgcttcctccctcccttccttccttgcttgcttcctccctccctcccttccttccttccttgcttcctccctcccttccttccttccttccttgcttcctccctcccttccttgcttccttccttgcttcctccctcccttccttccttgcttcctccctcccttccttccttgcttccttccttccttgcttcctccctcactcccttccttccttccttgcttcctccctccctcccttccttccttgcttcctccctccctccctcccttccttccttgcttcctccctcccttccttccttgcttgcttcctccctccctccctccctccctcccttccttccttccttgcttcctccctccctcccttgcttgcttgcttgcttccttcttcctttctttctttccttccttccttgcttccttctttccttccttgcttgcttccttctttctttcgttccttcctttcttgcttgcttcctttcttgcttgcttccttccttctttctttccttccttccttccttccttgcttccttctttccttccttccttgcttcctccctccctcccttccttgcttccttcctttcttgcttgcttccttctttctttccttccttgcttccttgcttgcttgcttccttgcttgcttgcttccttccttgcttcctccctcccttccttccttgcttccttgcttgcttgcttccttcttgctttccttccttgcttgcttctttctttccttccttgcttgcttccttctttccttccttccttccttgcttccttccttctttctttctttccttccttccttccttccttgcttgcttgcttgcttctttctttccttccttccttccttctttccttccttccttgcttccttccttgcttgcttgcttgcttccttgcttgcttgcttccttccttccttccttcctttcttgcttccttccttctttccttccttccttgcttccttccttgcttgcttccttccttccttccttgcttcctccctcccttccttccttgcttccttccttgcttgcttgcttccttctttctttctttccttccttgcttgcttgcttccttctttctttccttgcttgcttgcttccttctttctttctttctttctttctttctttccttgcttccttccttctttctttccttccttccttccttgcttccttctttctttctttccttccttccttgcttccttctttctttctttctttctttctttccttgcttgcttgcttgcttgcttccttctttctttctttccttccttgcttgcttgcttgcttgcttgcttgcttccttccttccttccttccttccttgcttccttccttccttgcttgcttgcttgcttgcttccttccttcccagtgattagaatgcaggagtgcaggctaactctgcccactgccaggagttcaatcctgactgccacacggttaactcagccttccatccttctgaggtgggtaaaaacccagattgttgggggcaaacttaacgtaaactgctctaaactcggctgcaggaaataggactttagtaaccaagtagttgatgcatggatctCCCTACCAGactagtgtcatcccctaacccccaaaaccttacccttagactatccactgttgacctctcccaattcctaagaggtcagtaaggggtgtgcctaagtgcaccagcatgccttccgtcccctgtcctaatgtttctttttttactagtataatgtatatgaatgtcattatatctttgtgtaccaccaatatgtacttgacaaaacaaatacaaataaataaattggaaagaGGCTCTTTGGTTAATCTTGGAGGGAGAATGAAAGCTATCTTGGACTGAGAAATAAACAGGGAACATCCTCTGTAAACcagttagagagggctttaaatgttgtgaagtggtatatataggTAAgactaagtgttattgctattgcacaGACATTGGAGTGTACTGTGATGTATTTCTGTTGACGCAACCATGCTGGACCTATGCTATACTCCTATTCATAAGAtctaggttaggtttattggatttatatgccgcccctctccgcaaactcggggcggctcacaacaataataaattttttgagcattgtatgttctatattctttattctatactgctcaaaaaaataaaggaaacactcaaagaacacaccctggaTCCGAATGaagaaaatattctcattggatacaactatgtacaaagttgaatgtgtagacAACAGCAGGttaaactgattgtcaatcagtgttgcttcctcaggggacagttggatttcacagaagttttatttacttggagttatatcctgttttttaagtgttccctttatttttttgagcagtgtattttccatattccatattctatattctattccagtgCTACTTTATAATAAGACCACACGGGGTCTGCATCCAATTGGGTCAccccaaatccaatgcccacccatccaataccaaatccaatgccaaatccaatgcccacccatctagttacaatttaaaattaataattggtCATCTATGAAAATCTTGGGGCAACACATCAATCTGGGATTAACCTCACACAAATACCATCGGGGCGGCTTCCTGTGAGCtgcccccgagtcttcggagaagggcgacatacaaatctaataaataataataataataataaccaagctATGATGGTTTGCAGTACTGtattagtaaaagagaagcattaggacaggggacggaaggcacgctggtgcacttatgcacgccccttactgacctcttaggaatcaggagaggtcaacagtgcatagccttaagggtaaagttttgggggataggcgatgatactacagagtctggtagtgagttccatgcatcagctactcggttGCTGAACTCTTATTTTCTTCTATTAGTTctatttcttatacagtgatacctcatcttacaaatgcctcatcatacaaacttttcgagatacaaacccgaggtttaagatttttttgcctcttcttacaaactattttcaccttacaatcccaccgccgctgggatgccctgcctccagacttccattgccagcaaagcacccgtttttgtactactgggattcccctgaggctcccctcgctgggaaaccccacctccgaacttccgtgtttttgtgatgctgcaggggaatccctgcagcacaaaaaacgggcgcttccctggcaacggaagtccggaggtggggtttcccagcgaggggagcctcagcgaaatcgcagcatcgcaaaaacacagaggtccagaagtgggaggggagcctcaggggaatcccagcagcgcaaaaacaggcgtttcggctggcaaaaggggtggattttgggcttgcacgtattaatcccttttccattgattcctatgggaaacattgtttcgtcttacaaacttttcaccttaagaacctcgtcccggaaccaattaagtttgtaagacaaggtatcactgtatattgtttttatcttcgGGTAAGCCGCCTTGAGGTGTAATGCACGAAGAGGCAGcaatctacatttttaaaaataaacgaaATAATAGTCCCCTTccaatggccactaaatgaattgaAAGTGGAGGGTTGACTGTTCTGTAGCACCTTTTTTCAAAGAACCCCTCCATTTTTACATGCAAGGCTTTgcaaaacagcaacaacacaaaatTGAACCAGATGGTGTAAAATGGAGACAGTGGGATGCACCAAGGTGAGAACCGATGTGATTTTGAGATCcatgagagaagaaaaggaagaagggagggaaggaaggaaggagagaatgcaGCTCTCCTGAAGGGAAATGAGCCGAGTTCAAATGACGCCTTTCCTTGATGGCTTGCAATGAGGTGGCTAATTAAAGACCCGGGAGCTTCCAAAAATACCAGAAAGTGGACAATAAGGACACGCTCTGATTTCATCACGATCAGGAGATGCGAAGGTGCAAAGCCAAGCATCTCATCCATCTGCACCTTGAGATACACAacttgtcccccccccttttttttgaattAACACAATGCATAAAATTACCTGATGAGCAAGGCCAGTGAAGCCCTACCAagcacctttcagtgcaaattgggtgctctggggtggagccccattttcgctacccctctgcatcccccccccatccggggaGCAGCCCACCCCAGGGCAAGgctcacatacatatatacccatCCCCCAAAGAAGCTATGTTAAAACTACCCCTTCTTTTTAATGACATaaatggcctgcattggctgccgatcagtttccggtcacaattcaaagtgttggttatgacctttaaagccctacatggcattggaccagaatatctccggaaccgcacgaatcccagcgaccaataaggtcccacagagttggccttctccgggtcccgtcgactaaacaatgttgtttggcgggccccatgagaagagccttctctgcggcggccccagccctctggaatcaactcccctccccccgaagattagaactgtccccaccctccttgtctttcgtaaattactcaagacccatctataccgccaggcatgggggagttgagacacctttcccccaggcttttttatatttatgtttggatatgtatgtgttgtttgctttttaaatttgatagggtttttatgtgctttttaatattagatttgtttttgctagaatattgtttttattgttgttgtgagccgccccgagccttcggagaggggcggcatacaaatctaataaattgaattgaattgaattgaataaatggtGCCAGTCAAATGttagtacactgagaacatattcaccaatgacaaattccttgtgtctccaatcacacttggccaatacagaattcttctgttctcttctggccTGGTCTAGTTTAGtctattttctcttttattttctattgagaatcctattctattctattcagaatcctattctattctatattgctttaaaaataaagagaacacttaaactaAATATCTCTGAgatcgcctcctgccgcacgaatcccagcggccaattaggtcccgcagagtgggtcttctccgggtcccgttgaccaaacaatgtcggctggtgggacccaggggaagagccttctctttggtggccctgggcttctggaatcaactccctccagagattcgaatagcccccaccttcctcgccttccataaaatgctcaagacccacctttgtcgccaggcattgggataattaccatctttccccctttttattatatttttgcccttactgcatgatagattaggttgaatgtgtgtgactgcatagctaggggttttattatgttattaatgtcttttaaatggatttaattttttattgttagatttgtaatgtattgtattactgctatgctgtgagccgccccgagtcttcggagaggg
This genomic window from Erythrolamprus reginae isolate rEryReg1 chromosome 13, rEryReg1.hap1, whole genome shotgun sequence contains:
- the OR6N2 gene encoding olfactory receptor 6N2, whose product is MEGYNHTKVVEFIIVGFPHLRHLQTLIFVLLLLVYFFTIFGNLVVFTIIRVDCRLHTPMYFFISILSFLEIWYTATTIPKMLSNLVSERKSISFTGCLLQTYFFHSLGATECYLLTAMAYDRYLAICKPLRYPSVMTTKMCAQLAASCWVCGFMCPVTEVILVSRLPFCGPNQIKHIFCDFPPLLSLACTDTSINVLVDFAVNAFIILVTFSFIMVSYAKIIQTVLKIQTAESRQKAFSTCASHLTVVFLFFGSITFMYVRMKTSYSLEYDRAFAVIYAVLTPLVNPIIYSLRNKEILRAIKRKIHPKNLLGP